The following are from one region of the Nicotiana tomentosiformis chromosome 7, ASM39032v3, whole genome shotgun sequence genome:
- the LOC104119754 gene encoding transcription factor TCP4-like yields MKRATGGEIVQVEGGHILRSTGKKDRHSKVYTAKGPRDRRVRLSAHTAIQFYDVQDRLGYDRPSKAVDWLIKKAKNAIDKLDELPPWNPSTIDAADGSSSGNNIVLEQQQQQQQEFQLQRQLEENNPSGGNSCNSYMMQTHSTGGETQSLGDTMKSFFPMNSETSLMNFQNYPHEIMPRSASFQNEDLGLSLHSTTFHDQNSNHRASSSHDHQTIFSSQNFETNYSRMAGWILPHHQQTLYSPQPQGAVFPQREPLQSNFSQLIHAWEERPPMNHVHHQAEISNRHFTSDFQIPARIHGEHEEPSSASPNSHH; encoded by the coding sequence ATGAAGAGAGCAACAGGAGGAGAGATAGTGCAAGTAGAAGGCGGCCATATTCTCCGGTCCACTGGTAAAAAAGACCGCCACAGCAAAGTTTATACTGCAAAAGGTCCCAGAGACCGAAGAGTCCGTTTATCTGCTCACACTGCTATTCAATTCTACGACGTTCAAGACCGATTAGGCTATGACCGGCCTAGTAAGGCGGTCGATTGGCTTATCAAAAAGGCGAAAAACGCCATTGATAAGTTAGATGAGTTGCCTCCTTGGAACCCCAGTACTATTGATGCAGCTGATGGGAGCTCAAGTGGTAATAATATCGTtttggaacaacaacaacaacaacaacaagagtTTCAGCTTCAAAGACAATTAGAAGAAAATAACCCAAGTGGTGGTAATTCTTGTAATTCTTATATGATGCAAACGCATAGTACTGGAGGAGAAACACAGTCGCTTGGTGATACTATGAAATCTTTTTTTCCAATGAATTCAGAGACTTCATTGATGAATTTCCAAAACTACCCACATGAGATAATGCCAAGATCAGCTTCATTTCAGAATGAAGATCTTGGCTTATCTCTTCATAGTACTACTTTTCATGACCAGAATTCTAATCATAGGGCTTCTTCAAGTCATGACCACCAAACCATTTTCTCAAGTCAAAATTTTGAAACAAATTATTCAAGAATGGCAGGTTGGATACTACCCCATCATCAGCAAACATTGTACTCCCCACAACCACAAGGTGCTGTATTTCCTCAAAGGGAACCCCTTCAGTCCAATTTTTCACAGTTGATTCATGCTTGGGAAGAGCGGCCGCCGATGAATCATGTCCATCATCAagcagaaatttccaacagaCATTTCACTTCAGATTTTCAAATTCCAGCTAGGATTCATGGTGAACATGAGGAGCCTTCCTCTGCTTCTCCCAATTCTCACCATTGA